The Pseudoliparis swirei isolate HS2019 ecotype Mariana Trench chromosome 19, NWPU_hadal_v1, whole genome shotgun sequence genomic sequence GCAGTACAGCAGCACAAGGAAAAGCCCCCACGCTGTGATATGAAGCCCGGGACCTTCCGCCTTCACACGGCCCCCTAGATCCAGGCTGCTGTAGCTGTGACACACCCCTGCACCCATGAGGAGCCCCAAGGCCCACCACTGAGAAGGCCGGAGCCTCTTGCCCAGGCAGAGTGAGTACAACACGGCCGTGGAGGCAATTTTCAGGTTAGAGAGGACTTGGTATGAGCTGGGATCCATGTAGTCCTGCATGAGAACTACCAGGTTGTTGTTGAGGGCGTAGAGTATCGCAGGGACTGCATAGGGGGCCACACGGACTAGAGGTGGAGCCGCATATAAGGCGGACGTACCCCCGGTGAACACGAGAGTCGCCAGAGAAATTAGGAGTTTGGATAACTCGATCATTACAACACATGAGGAGGGGTTGAAAGGGACTTGGCCGTGTACCTTGGTGAGGGCGATGAGTGGTGCATGAGAGCCATAGATAAGAACCATCAGCCCAAACAGGACACCCCACAgagtcctcttcctcccctgtctcctaATCTTTCCTGGGGATCTGGGCCCCACATTCTCAATCACAATCATCCTCAATTATTCAAAAGAAACAATTTCTCAAACTTAAATACTAgtgcaaaacacaaaaaatatatatctcagCCATTTAAATATCCattttaaattacttctgcattAATCTCTGTATAACTTTGACTATGTATTTTAATCGGAGCAATAAGTAGGAGACATTTGCTGGAAATGTGAAAAATCTGATGGACCAAACATTAAACCATTGTAGGAACAAAGTCTTCCACTCCGTTAACTTGACACAGACACAAGT encodes the following:
- the slc35a4 gene encoding probable UDP-sugar transporter protein SLC35A4 → MIVIENVGPRSPGKIRRQGRKRTLWGVLFGLMVLIYGSHAPLIALTKVHGQVPFNPSSCVVMIELSKLLISLATLVFTGGTSALYAAPPLVRVAPYAVPAILYALNNNLVVLMQDYMDPSSYQVLSNLKIASTAVLYSLCLGKRLRPSQWWALGLLMGAGVCHSYSSLDLGGRVKAEGPGLHITAWGLFLVLLYCCVSGLAAVYTEKVLKSQKLPLSLQNLYLYVFGVAINGISSFFVAGDKSFLEGYSGVVWAIIAGQAANGLLMSVVLKHGSGIGRLFVISCSMLVNALLSWAVLGLQLTPFFLLPVIMIVLAAFMYYR